The DNA window AGTCTCAGGAAGATAATCTGCAGAATGATACATCATTCATGCTCAATTCATGGGCTCTTTGGACCAGCCTTGGTGGCGGTAACTGGGTCATGCCATAACATGTACCAACTCTGACGATCTCAGGATGTGAAGAAGTCATAAATTATTGCCATTTCTCCAAACTGTAATTGCACTGAGTACTGCTTGAAGAACACCAAGAGCTCTTCAGCACATCAAACAGCATCCACAAAACAAACTATCACTTTTATACTTCAGTCGTATGCCAAAAAacgttttgtttgtttcgtCTAGTCTTATTTTCCTGCAGGTAATCTAGCCAGTACAATTTCAACATAGAGCAGAGTTGTGTTGTTTGAGGCTAAAGCAATGAAAATCACTGAATTAAATCCAggtttcagaaaaatattgagCGTCTCTTCAGACTTCCTTAATCCGTATTTTTTAGTGGTTTTGATTAAGAATGTCTGTAGAGTGTTTAAGCAAAACTCTTAGATTACATTTCCCAGAGCTATTAATCTTGGCAAGCTGGTTGAAACACTATAGGTTTGGTTTGACTGCAGTTTGCAACTTTTATTGCTACTTTCAACTACCTctgtcttaaaattaaaataacaaaaaaaaacttctgctctgcaggtgaaagtaagaaaaacaacaatcaagtctttaaaataattaaaattattttctcataaCTTAGTTAAAGAGTAATAGGTAGCAACAGTCCATGCCACGTGTGGCGTAGAGTCGTGCCGGGTAGTAAATGATGATTAACAGTGACACGAAGGCTCACCATGTGTTTCACAGCGGAGATGATCTGTGCAAACACCAGCTTTGTTTCCAGGTCGTTCAGCTTCCCCCTGCTGGTGATTCTGGAGAACAGGTCCCCGCCGCTGCCATACTCCATCACCAGGTACAGCCTTCTGGTGGTCTCTATCACCTCGTAAAGGCGCACAACGTTGGGGTGGCTCAGCTTCTCCATGCAGCTGATCTCACAGGGGGCCAAAGACTGGCTCTTCTTGTCTTGACGCAACTTGTCAATAATTTTAACAGCAACTCTCTCTGCAAACAGGAGATGAGAGGCAGGAGTGGATTTGTGGTAAAAACGTCCAGTGAAGACAGAGGGAGTTCACGTGAGAGCAAAACACTTACTTTGGGACACTGAGGGTTTTTATATTAAATCTACTAAAACAGGTTTaattttgatgtaaaaatatagGACTTCATGTTTTAATCTAATCACATAAAAATCACTTGGAAGATGCTGAGTTGTACTAGAAAAAGCTACCAGCATTTTACAACTTgggcaattaaaaaacaaacaattcttGAGAAAAAGGTATTAATTCAAACCTTTAGTCAAGGCATGGATGCCCAGCTTCACTGTAGAGAAGTTTCCCTGGCCGACCTCTCCACGGAGCTCATAAAACCCAACCCGCCGACCGAGCATCAGGTCCCTGACTATCCTCTCGTTGTGCGCCATGTCATAGATGACCCTTTCGATGGGAGTCTGCTTGACTCTTTCTGCCTCGGTGAGCTGTGGAATGACACTGGTGGCAGCAGAAGCCAGGGGAGATGCTGACTTTTCCACTTTTGTGGAGTCGTCTGTggcatttttgctcatttttggCTTTGGCCATAGCCGTGTTTTGATGCCttgaaaaattaagaaaaggagagaaaaaaacatgagatgATGACAGCAGAGAGAGTTGCATTACAACAGTGCCTTTGAAACGTTTTCATACCTGTTGACCTTTTGCTACCAATGAAACTTCTGTGcatttcattgagattttatgaGGTAAATCAGTATAAAGCAATGCTTTAATGTAAAGGACAGGGAAAATGATACCTAGGTCTTCAAAACGTTTCacacatgtgaaaatgtggtgtactttcattttcagtttatgaATCAACACTTTGTAGAcagtactttgtagaaccagATTATGCTGCAACAATGGATGAAATATTTGGGGGATATAAAATTCTACCAGTTTTGCATATCTATGACATTTTTGCTTATTCTTTGTTCCTAGATGGCTCAGGCTTAGACAGATTACAAAATTAGTGTGTTTAATAATCCATTTTCAAGTTCTGCTTCAGATTCTCAGTTGAATAAATTTCCGGACATTGACTGGGCCGTTCTAACACATCAACATACTTTGCTTTAAGCCATTCTGTAGGAGTATTTTACAGTTATTGTCCTGATGAAAGCTGAACCACCACCATAGCTAAAGGATTGCCCTGTATGCTCCATCCATCTTACCATCAACTCCTGCCAGCTTCGCTGTATCTGGAGAGCGAAgcatcccacagcatgacgcttTCATCGCAATATTGGGATTATGTGTTCATGGTGAGGTGCTGTGTTATTTCTATGCTATGTGACAATTTTCAactactactttgtgttgatctatcacatagaAACCAAATGGTTTAATGCCGAGGTATCCAGTCCTTCAGTCCTCAAGGGTCAGTGTCCTGAcatttttagatgtgtctctgctccaacacagctgATTGAAATGCTTCAACTCATGTCATAATGTTCTTCAGATGCCTGCTAATGAACCATTATTTGATTAAACTGTGttgaagaaatgacaaaaatttaaACATGCAGAAACCCTTAAGGATTGACCTTGGACACCACTGTTATCATgtaagaaaaaatttaaaatgtcaatagGTACCTTAATAAAATACTATAAGATAACCACTGACAAATAAagggcaaaacattttttttccacgcagcacttacttacttacttacttataTAAGAAAGATATTTGCTGCTCTGCCATCAGTGTTTGACTCTTATGGGAAATCCGCATGGAGACAACTAGTAAAGCCGTTCCATGTCTAGAACATTGGTAATGGGATTAACCTCCCTGTCATGTCATTTTGTCTTGTGTGACATAAAACGTCTGCCCTCTTTTACATAATTCACAATGGAGGTTTCATCAGTGCTTAATTTCAAGGTTAAACTTCAGCACTGAATCTAGAAACAAATGAAGTAAATTTTAAGGAGTTTAATTTAGCATGTTATAGGATGACCCCTGTTCTCTGTCCAAAAAGCTGAATCTTAATTCTCACacagtacataaaaaaaagctgatCTTTTAAAACTTCAGCTTTCATTTTTGTCAAACAGGAACCTTTTTGTACTTTCATGCCAAAGTTGCACAATGTTCCTTTTTACAGGAAGCAGGAATCAACAGCTTCAGTGTTATGTAAGGAGCTGGTAAAAAGGGGTCAGGAGTTCTGTTCATTTGTCAGCACATTTAACCTcccaaaacaaactgataaaTAATAGACTTGCTGATCCTAAAATATAAACTCATTTCTTAGATATTTCATTTTGCGCTGTCAGCTGCTGTTTCATCACGCTGCTTTACCGCCTGGTCACTGATGGCTAAATTTAGTCCATGCTTGGCAAATTTCCCAGGATAATGAGGATTACTGGCCTCTCTTAACCCATGGACGTATTTATGGGTTACGTCCAAAGGTAGAACGTTATTTTTAAGAAACCTTACTGGCCCTATGACTTTTTAAAGAGCTTCCAAATTGAGGTCAGTGTTGACCACTGGGATCTCTCCGAacaaaagttgttaaaatattaacaactTTTGTTAACATTATTCCAGTTtactgacaataaaaaaaatgttccttcaTTTTAGACAGTGTATTTCaccatattttacatattatcttagctaattaaaaatacaaataaataaacttgcttATAAGATCTAAATGATAAATTTAACCCCTGAATGTCTGTGACATATTTTCTCTCTATATAAAATTACATGAGAATTACACTGACagtttatgtcattttattcactgaataaaatgacaaagtgttATAAAACCTAAACATTTCCTCCAATTACCAGATATGCTTatatgaaagttaaaaaaataatcttaaaataaagttaatgtcCAATAAGCAAAACTGCTCTTCTTCAATTAAACACAGCATGCCATAAAGGGATGATTTAAATATCATAGTTCATGATCTTTAACCTACTAGTTAACTTAGTCcaactaaaatcacaaaaagcaGTTATAAAGTTGAATTTTAGATAAATTAGTAAAGTAGGAAATCTTACCAGGGAGTTGTGGGTCCTTCATGTCTGTCCCAGAGGCTTTACCACCTGACTGTGACCAAACATGTGAATAGAGCTCCAGAGGACTAATTCACTCCTCACAATCCTATTAATACGATGTACTAGTAGACGGCTCATTATCTCCCCTGGCACAAACTGACCTCATGAAAGTGCTGAAAACATACGTCCAGAGTTTAGAGCAACCATTCGTCCATGTTCATGCAGATTATAGAGTGATGTTTGCAGATGTGATGTTAGAATCGGAATATAAATTAAgctgtttgcattttaaaccGCTGGACCAAACTTCATTTAGAATTAAAGAAAGTATTGAAGattcatgttaaaaaatatcacaatatgGTAAATTACTGTGTACATTTTCCCACcaaattgaaatattaaatattatacatctcaaatttttaatttaattacattttcaactaTAAGAACTAATTATTTGCATTATCCAAAGGAGCAATGAAGTGAATGTGTTTTGCAACAGATGGCGAGTGTCTTGAATGCAAAAGGGAGATGCACGTGGACAGGAAGAGATAAGATTTCTCTTCCATTTGTATCAggaagttttaatttttaaataagtcAGAAAAATCAACTGCAACAACTGCAGATCTCAAACTCCAATATTACTACCacataaataaaagtattaagAGTTGCCAGTGATAACACTGAGCAATTTTTTgtagtaaaatatatttcattgtttgtgcaaaaagataaaaaaaatatatgtattgtTATTGTCTTATATTGGTAAACTTATGGGTCACTGAGAACAATGTCTAGcaaattaaactgttttccCAGCTGGCAATGGGGATGCACTTAACTTTGATTACACAACACTGAATATTCTGACTtctgaaataaaagcagcatATCAAGAGTATACTGGTGAactgaattatattttttatttcagttatttttaccTTGTTCTATTTTAGCCCTCTTTCCAACAATAACCttgttgtttaaattaaacacaattttaaaaaaacattttacagctgTATAAAAGGCAGACTGCATAATATTGTTGACTTCCTAATATTTAGGGAACACAGCTGAGTCAacctttgtgtaatttaaactCTGCATAAATCCAGCTGTGTGGCCTACATGCAAAGCACTATTTGCAAAGCTGGTTTAAGAATTAATGGAcaatggatggagctaaatctGGAACAGTCCTGAAAGAAAATCTATTGCACCTGCAAAAGATGAGACGGTGGTGaaagttcaccttccagcagtaCAGCAGCCCTAAACATACTACTAGAACTAAAACGAAATTGTTTAGATTGCAGCAAGCCCAGACCTACGTCCAATTGATAACGTTTAAAAACGGATCCTTACAAGTAGTGAACTGAGCTTGAGTTATTTGCAaagaaatatggaaaatgtATCTGGATGTGAAAAATTGTCAGatcatattttcagattttcctttGCAAAAGGTAAAACAATGGATAAAAAAATTCTCTCCAGTTCACTACTGTCTTATGGTGGTGAAAGTTCACCACTATAAGAACCTTCACCACCATAGGTGAATGCCACGTTCTTTTCATCACGTGGCATGatgaaaataagttttacaCTAAATACTTTAACAAGAAACTGCACAGGCTATTACAtaacaaactaacaaaataaaataagtagaCAAATGGTTGTGGTAAtttgttgtttgtctttgtcaCAATGATATTGGCGCAGGTATATAATGGAGATAATTAACAATTATTAGAATAACATCCCAATTACATCTTGCTTAGTATTTCTTATTTGCGTGCTCTTGTGTGTTTGCTGCTATCTACTTCAGCTGCGTAAACAAGTACTACTTTATAGCTTTCGTTGATTTTTGCTGCCCTCTAGTGGGTAAACCGTGAAGTGACTTTAACAAATTTTCTTCATATGTACGTTCAAAATTTCTATAGCCAATGAACATTTAATCTTACcgttataaaattaaaatatatcgCCATATTCATACAACAAAGTCTGAATCTCGACATTACTGCAGCACGTCCATCTGAATCTTCGGTGGCGGTAACATGGCTTGAAGGACATTTCATTCCAGCCAATAGCCTTGCGCTAACTCTCAGCTGTCCAATCAGAAACGAGTATTTGTTGGCGGTGCCTGAGCTGACGGACCAATAAGCAGAGGTAATTCACCAACAAGCCGGAAGCACATGCTGGCGCGCTGCTCCTagagatgtttgtgttttgacatGAATACAGACTTTCACAGCTGAGTGGAGTTTAAGAGAAATAAAGTTACGATCACCTGTATAGAATGGCAGCTACTGTAGAAGCGCCTGTCCCAGCGGAGCAGGACTCTGCGCGGTGCGGGACTGAAGAGGAGAACCGCGGGGCGGCGGTGGAGGAGAAGAGCCAGCAGCCGCAGACAGGCTCCACTGGGCCCGCCGTGCCTCACAGCCGCCTGTCCAAACTCCCGCTGGCCCGCATCAAAGCTCTGATGAAGACCGACCCAGACGTGTCCCTCGCCAGCCAAGAGTCCGTGTTCATCATCGCTAAAGCCACGGTACAGTCACAGATGCAGGGAATAGAGAGCAGTCGCATCATTACCAAGGATTTATGGAAGCGTTGCTGTTGATTTTATTATGTCATACAAATGACGTCCACACAGGATGATGAATTTCAAGCATTTTATTTAGCTAATTTTGACTATTATGGCTTCCATCTAATGAAAACCCACGATTCAGTCAAATTCTCCTTTACATAAGGGTaagaaacaataatattaatacaGAAGTGTTCCTCAGTGGATAAGACAAATGAATTGACTGTTGTTCAGCACATAGACATTGACTTCACCTGCAAGGAGGAGCTCATTACTAAAGAAGCTGCTTCTTCAGTGTTTTGTATGCATAGTAATgggaagttgagtggaaggaaaaagtgtggttgaAACGGATACAAAAGGAAAGAACTACAGCACATGCAGCTGTAAAATAAACCTGTAAAAATAGCTTATGTTTATTGCTATAATTTCTCATCTACTCTTAAGTTTTTCTCAAtctgattatttgtttttggaatAGTACAGGGAGAACAATACTACAGTAAGAATTTGGTCTGAATAAGGAAGATAGTTAGACAtaaattctaaataaattaattgtttgGATAAgcataaaatgttcatttcatgtataaaatgaaatattaaatatttatttacattatttcatATCTCATAGGAATTGTTTGTTGAGATGATTGCCAAAGATGCTCTTGTGTACGCCCAGcaaggaaagaggaaaacattACAAAGAAAAGACTTGGGTAAGTCTTGTTACGTTACATAAGCTACTACAGTAGTATGAGATATTTAGCACATCAGTGAAACTGAAATTTGTGAAGTATGTTGATTTTACATCTAAACGATAATTTACTCTTAAAGATGCTTTTTACAATTCATGCAGTCTGTGCCAGAGGCAGTGTGGGCCTGATACAACCACCTTCTATGCTTTTCAATTAAGGTTCTTATTATGTTTGTAGAGTTATGTCATTATCTACTCTTTAAGCAAACTCTTTCACTCCAATCTCAAAGAGCTCtagctttgtttatttatcataGTTGATATCTTTCCAGCTTCAGTGATTAAAGTGAAAATCTCAAAAACAACGGCGGGAAACGGAGGCTCAGTGTCACGAGAACTATGGGATATAATGGGAAAACTATCGAGAAAAATCAGAAGATTATTCTATTGTATGACATTATGGAACCTGGCAGAATATTATGTCCATATCTCAATTTTCTGGTTAAATTGGATGAAATCAATACCAGACACCTAATATTGCTCATTCAAAATGTCTGTCGTTGTAAATAATTTGGTTTCTCCACGTctgcagttttcattttatattttaaatgtagcttGTAGATGATTGGtacatatttatgcattttaagcAGCTCTGGTGTTTTTTATCAACAATATTATAGGATGTAGTAGACTGATATCagtgatgaaaatgttaaaatatggcTGTATTTTTGTTCACAGACAATGCTATTGAGGCCATAGATGAGTTTGCTTTCCTAGAAGGTAAGCCTTGTTCAGACAATACACAAATCAGCACAGCGCTCAGATTTTAGTTATTTACCTTTCATCAGTGTAATTTGAGCACTATCCTAACTCCATAAATTAGAGACACCCTCTcctgttttctctgcaggtaCGCTAGATTAAAGAGTCCTTTGTGAGACCAGTGAGCAGACGTCATTTCTGCCATCATACAAGAACCTTCCTTTGCAGAAGCAGCTGTCGATAAATCTCTCTGGGACGTTTCTGAATCAAACTCACACATTCAGTGTTTATTGACAGCTTTTATATATAGCTGATCcctttggattttcttttaagaatATAATGTGTATATTCTTCTGTAAATATCTGGGTAATTCTACCAtacattgaaataaattttatgttttaaacagcATTCGTTTGTCTGCATCAGATTTCTGTAACTCCCCTGTTTCTTTCATGCTAAGCTGAAATCACAGCTTAACATGAAGTTGACTTGCTGCTGTCAAAAACAATCTCAGAACCGAGTTGGCAAgcacaaaaaattattatttttttattcctccatccattttctaacacttgtccctaatggggtgaggaggggtgctggtgtctatctccagctaacgttttgggcgagaggcagggtacatcctggacaggtcgccagtctgttgcagagcaacacagagacatacaggacccacaaccattcacacacccacttagggagaatttagagcaggggtctcaaactccagtcctcgagggctgcagtcctgcagtttttagatgagccacaggtacaaaacactggaatgaaatggcttaattacctcctccttgtgtggatcagttctcccagccttgctaacggacctaattattctattcaggtagtgcagcagaggcacatttaaaagttgcaggactgcggccccgtgaggactggagtttgagacccctgatttagagagaccaattaacctaacagtcatgtttttggactgtgggaagaagaCGGAGTACCCAGaaagaacccacgcatgcacagggagaacattcaACAtgcgggaatcgaacccaggaccttcttgctgcaaggcaacagtacTACCAactgagccactgtgcagccccctTCTTTTTGTGGATGTTTTATCAGCTAGAACCGGTTCTTCTTTATTAGGTGATCCCAGTCTGACGATATGTTAATTATTCCAGCTGATGGCCAGCAGCTTATTGGCTCTggtctagtttttttttcttatcctccTGTATGCCACTAAACCAACATCTAATACAAAATGTCATATCAGCTGGTATTCAGACCCTCCGGTGAGGTATGTTCAGACTTTATGCTGTgtagaaatgcttttttttcaatcttttaaaattatttttaagaaaatgtttgaggTATCAAACAGTGGAGAAATGACAAATCAACATTCAACCCGGACACCAATACTTTGGTAAACATCGTGACAAGTTGGTTATGCATTTTTGCTACataatttttctaattaattatAAACATGTCCAACAAATGTTGATATGATTGTAGgggtttgaaatatttgtttttcaaatattcaaCTAAAACAAGAGCAAGAGTCTTTGAGTGTCCTGAAAAGCACCATAGAAATGTGTGAACAAATTATATCTTTTTGACAGGCTACAAAAAGTGCCAAAAGTTACAATTTACAATGCCTTCGCTGTAAAGTTGTCGATTCGATACTGACACAACATTGTCCTCCTACATAGAAATCTTACTATCCGATTCCTAAGCTGACGTCAACTTTAATGACAGTTAAGAAAAACCTTTCTGAAATGGTGAagaattaaagaagaaaataccgAAATCCAAGTAAAAACTTTAGACTGAATttgaaaaaggtgaaaaataataatacagaacCTAAAGAGATTTTCAAACCTCACTCTCTTTGTGTAAGCTAGCCATGCAAAACCTTAAACTCTGCTTAACAGCTTAATTAGTGGTTtcacaaatactttttattaagaCCAGAGGGGATAATAAATCCTTTGGAGTTGTAGATTGCATTGCCTCAATCTTTTGACTGTCTTCATTCTGCGGattcttttaaaaagcagctaaaGACTCATTTATTCAGACCAGCTTGGATTTAGACTACATGATGTTAAAAATTTATCTTTCTTCAAAACAATCACAGTTCTGGTGAGCTTTAGAACtggaacaggaaaagaaaacctgatagtggaacaattaaaaagaagaattaGGAACAAAATACATCTAATCACTTATTGAGACAAAATTAGGGatactttattttacatgacTGTGTGCCATGTCAGGAGAGCTGGCTGGttcttctctccttttctttcttggcCGC is part of the Xiphophorus hellerii strain 12219 chromosome 9, Xiphophorus_hellerii-4.1, whole genome shotgun sequence genome and encodes:
- the pole4 gene encoding DNA polymerase epsilon subunit 4, producing the protein MAATVEAPVPAEQDSARCGTEEENRGAAVEEKSQQPQTGSTGPAVPHSRLSKLPLARIKALMKTDPDVSLASQESVFIIAKATELFVEMIAKDALVYAQQGKRKTLQRKDLDNAIEAIDEFAFLEGTLD